The proteins below are encoded in one region of Aestuariivirga litoralis:
- a CDS encoding SDR family oxidoreductase: MKVFVTGATGFVGAAVVDELIRNGHKVVGLSRNPDKGRALAAQGAEVLSGTLEELDKLASAAVAADATIHCGFNHDFTRFAENCAQEGRVITAMAGAYKGTAKPLIVTSGVGVLPGQLVTEDIPVDPASHNPRKVTEITSNEMIAQGVDVRAVRLPIVHGDGDHGFIAMMINLAKEKGAVAYAGDGQNTWASVHRFDAAKAYRLALEKGASGARYHPVAEQGVTIKALADILAERLNLPQQSLTGDAIAAHFTWFAHFAQMNMKASSAKTRSELGWAPKEIGLIEDLKTSQHYFAG; the protein is encoded by the coding sequence ATGAAAGTGTTTGTAACGGGTGCCACGGGCTTTGTCGGCGCTGCGGTGGTGGATGAACTGATCCGCAATGGCCACAAGGTGGTCGGGCTTTCGCGCAATCCGGACAAGGGCAGGGCTTTGGCGGCGCAGGGGGCAGAGGTGCTTTCCGGCACGCTGGAAGAACTCGACAAGCTGGCCTCTGCTGCCGTTGCAGCCGATGCCACCATTCATTGCGGCTTCAATCATGACTTCACCCGCTTTGCTGAAAACTGCGCGCAGGAAGGCCGGGTGATCACAGCGATGGCTGGCGCTTACAAGGGCACGGCAAAGCCATTGATCGTGACTTCGGGCGTGGGCGTATTGCCGGGGCAGTTGGTCACTGAGGACATTCCGGTTGATCCGGCCTCGCACAATCCGCGCAAGGTGACGGAGATCACCTCAAATGAAATGATCGCACAGGGCGTTGATGTGCGGGCGGTGCGCCTGCCCATCGTGCATGGTGATGGTGACCATGGCTTCATTGCGATGATGATCAATCTTGCAAAAGAGAAAGGCGCTGTGGCCTATGCCGGTGACGGGCAGAACACCTGGGCCTCGGTGCACCGCTTTGACGCGGCTAAGGCTTACCGGTTGGCACTGGAAAAGGGTGCATCCGGTGCCCGCTATCATCCGGTGGCGGAGCAGGGTGTGACCATCAAGGCGCTGGCCGACATTCTGGCCGAACGACTGAACTTGCCGCAGCAGAGCCTGACTGGCGATGCGATTGCCGCGCATTTCACCTGGTTTGCGCATTTCGCGCAGATGAACATGAAGGCCTCAAGCGCCAAGACGCGAAGCGAACTGGGTTGGGCGCCAAAGGAGATTGGCCTGATCGAAGACCTTAAAACTTCGCAACATTACTTCGCAGGCTGA
- a CDS encoding DinB family protein yields the protein MISTDYVKLMARYNAWQNQSLYGAATTLSDAQRREDKGAFWKSIHGTLSHLLWADQLWMTRFGFDTHPRAPSNVEALTIYTDFAELQADRFKHDAFISNWAAHLTPADLEGDLVWTSRIAKGEFKRPRWVAITHIFNHQTHHRGQVHALLTSFGAKPDATDIAFMPDA from the coding sequence ATGATCTCGACCGATTATGTGAAGCTGATGGCACGCTATAATGCGTGGCAGAACCAGAGCCTGTATGGTGCGGCGACAACGCTGAGCGATGCGCAGCGGCGCGAAGATAAGGGCGCGTTCTGGAAATCCATCCATGGCACGCTGAGCCATTTATTGTGGGCGGACCAATTGTGGATGACGCGCTTTGGTTTTGACACGCATCCACGCGCGCCCAGCAACGTGGAAGCGCTCACCATCTACACTGACTTTGCTGAATTGCAGGCCGACCGGTTCAAGCATGATGCCTTCATCAGCAACTGGGCCGCGCATCTCACACCTGCTGATCTGGAAGGTGATCTCGTCTGGACATCGCGCATTGCAAAGGGTGAATTCAAACGGCCGCGCTGGGTGGCGATCACTCACATCTTCAACCATCAGACCCATCATCGCGGCCAGGTGCATGCTTTGCTGACATCCTTCGGCGCCAAGCCCGATGCGACGGATATTGCCTTCATGCCGGACGCATAG
- a CDS encoding MFS transporter encodes MALSNSRILPLVVASALFMENMDSTIIATSLPAMARDLGTSPVSLKLAFTTYLITLTVFLPISAWVSDKFGAKKVFRIAMVVFTLASLCCAMAPSLGWLVAARAVQGLGGAMMVPVGRIIVLRGVPKAELVNAMAWLTVPALVGPLVGPPIGGFITTYFSWHWIFWMHLPIGILGITMATLFMPDFPPEKVAALDVKGFILSGLGLSLTVFGMTIIGRGLFTGPETALLVIAGLGLIYAYVRHAQKVPHPILDLSLLSIDTLRVSIMAGSFYRIAAGAIPFLMPLLLQLAFNLTPFQSGLITCMSAAGALMMKFLAARALKAFGYRQLLIFNGIISCAFMAAMGLFRETTPLAIIYAVLLFGGLARSLQFTSLNSIAYADVSTPDIARANGLYTVAQQLSLALGVAVAAIILESSQWLRGAAELGQADFSTAFIVVALGGLIAIPEFLKLAPAAGAALSGHAVVPAPVKSAP; translated from the coding sequence ATGGCCCTTTCGAATAGCCGCATTCTTCCCCTCGTCGTCGCTTCGGCTTTGTTCATGGAAAACATGGACTCGACGATCATTGCGACGTCGCTGCCCGCCATGGCGCGCGATTTGGGAACAAGCCCGGTTTCGCTGAAGCTGGCCTTCACCACCTATCTGATTACGCTGACAGTGTTTTTGCCGATCTCGGCCTGGGTGTCTGACAAGTTTGGCGCCAAGAAAGTGTTCCGCATCGCCATGGTGGTTTTCACCCTGGCTTCGCTGTGCTGCGCCATGGCGCCCTCGCTGGGCTGGCTGGTGGCGGCGCGCGCGGTGCAGGGCCTCGGAGGCGCGATGATGGTGCCTGTCGGCCGCATCATCGTGCTGCGCGGTGTTCCCAAGGCCGAGCTGGTGAATGCCATGGCCTGGCTTACGGTGCCGGCTTTGGTGGGGCCATTGGTGGGCCCGCCGATTGGCGGCTTCATCACCACCTATTTCTCCTGGCACTGGATCTTCTGGATGCATCTGCCGATCGGCATTTTGGGCATCACCATGGCCACATTATTCATGCCGGATTTCCCGCCCGAGAAAGTGGCGGCGCTGGATGTGAAGGGTTTCATCCTGTCGGGGCTGGGCCTTTCGCTCACCGTGTTCGGCATGACCATTATCGGGCGCGGCCTTTTCACTGGGCCGGAAACGGCTCTTCTGGTGATCGCCGGGCTGGGGCTGATTTATGCCTATGTGCGGCACGCCCAGAAGGTGCCGCATCCGATCCTTGATCTCAGCCTGCTCAGCATTGATACGCTACGGGTTTCCATCATGGCCGGATCATTCTACCGGATCGCGGCGGGGGCCATTCCGTTCCTGATGCCACTGCTGCTGCAACTGGCCTTCAACCTCACGCCGTTTCAATCAGGCTTGATCACCTGCATGTCAGCCGCCGGTGCCCTGATGATGAAGTTCCTCGCGGCGCGTGCGTTGAAAGCCTTCGGCTACCGGCAACTGCTGATTTTCAACGGCATCATCTCCTGCGCCTTCATGGCGGCGATGGGGTTGTTCCGTGAAACCACGCCGCTGGCAATCATCTATGCTGTGCTGCTGTTTGGCGGGCTGGCGCGCTCCCTGCAATTCACCTCGCTCAATTCCATTGCCTATGCCGATGTGTCGACGCCGGATATTGCCCGCGCCAACGGGCTTTACACGGTGGCACAACAGCTTTCGCTGGCGCTGGGCGTTGCGGTGGCGGCCATCATTCTGGAAAGCTCGCAATGGCTCCGGGGCGCAGCTGAATTGGGCCAGGCTGATTTCTCCACCGCCTTTATCGTGGTGGCGCTGGGTGGCCTGATTGCCATCCCGGAATTCCTGAAGCTAGCACCTGCCGCGGGTGCCGCGCTTTCGGGACATGCGGTGGTGCCAGCGCCGGTGAAGTCCGCGCCCTGA
- the tam gene encoding trans-aconitate 2-methyltransferase — protein MPSWNPAQYLKFADERTRAARDLLAQVPLKDPALVYDLGCGPGNSTELLVEAYPAARIVGMDSSPDMLAQARKALPQVTFEQGDLAAWQPSAQADLLYSNATFQWVPDHVGVLQRLLSRMKPGAVLAVQMPDNRREPSHVAMEQASEGRPYAAKLAGKARGDIPTPAQYYAALKPACEKLDIFHIIYNFPLAGAAAVVEWVKGTGLRPFVEALTAEEQADYLSRYQRLIAMHYPEQEDGKVLLRFPRIFMVAQK, from the coding sequence GTGCCCAGCTGGAACCCCGCGCAATATCTCAAATTCGCCGATGAGCGGACGCGGGCAGCGCGGGATTTGCTGGCACAGGTGCCGCTGAAGGATCCGGCACTGGTTTATGATCTGGGCTGCGGGCCTGGCAACTCCACTGAACTGTTGGTGGAGGCTTACCCGGCAGCGCGGATCGTCGGGATGGATTCATCGCCCGACATGCTGGCGCAGGCGCGCAAGGCGCTGCCGCAGGTGACGTTCGAGCAGGGTGATCTGGCGGCGTGGCAGCCCAGTGCGCAGGCTGATCTGCTTTATTCCAACGCGACCTTTCAGTGGGTGCCGGATCATGTGGGCGTGTTGCAGCGCCTGCTTTCCAGAATGAAACCCGGTGCGGTGCTGGCGGTGCAGATGCCCGACAACAGACGTGAGCCTTCGCATGTGGCGATGGAGCAGGCCAGCGAGGGCAGGCCCTATGCCGCAAAGCTGGCCGGCAAGGCACGCGGCGATATCCCGACACCTGCCCAGTATTATGCTGCATTGAAGCCGGCTTGCGAGAAGCTCGATATTTTTCACATCATCTATAACTTCCCGCTGGCCGGTGCGGCTGCGGTGGTGGAATGGGTAAAGGGCACAGGCCTGCGGCCCTTTGTTGAAGCGCTCACCGCTGAAGAACAGGCTGACTATCTGTCGCGCTATCAGCGGCTGATTGCGATGCATTATCCTGAGCAGGAGGACGGCAAGGTGCTCCTGCGCTTTCCGCGCATTTTCATGGTGGCCCAGAAATGA
- a CDS encoding ABC transporter ATP-binding protein, which translates to MLNRFFNWLERKVESFPTSAPAMPQANTWGFIRFYSRPFLPLIFVGLALSVAIAIIEVRVYAYVGTLIDLLGKADRSTFFAEHGSTMLIYAGLALLIQPGLSMIADAVENQGLRGNFAMRIRWLAHRYMLRQSMEFFHNEFAGRVATKVMQAALGVRDVVMKLTQVISWVVVFVITALASFIANDWRLAIPMVVWIAAYGVVMRHFVPQMGKLSERQADMRSLVTGRIVDTYTNIPTVKLFAHAAREDDYAREGMGWMLQSVYDSMRVSTKMNMALNALNGSVLTATAGIALWLWSKDAITVGAIAFSVGLVYRMLGMAHWMLWEVAGLFEDFGVVKDGIDVIARQHIVVDAAGAKPLDVPKGKIAFSNLHFNYGKPVENDREIIAGLDLVIKPGEKVGLVGRSGAGKSTLASLLLRFYDVGSGTITIDDQDISKVKQESLRAAIGVVTQDTSLMHRSVHDNIRYGRPDSTEAEIAAAAEQAHASEFIATLVDPNGRRGMDAHVGERGVKLSGGQRQRVAIARVLLKNAPILILDEATSALDSEVEAAIQENLNTLMEGKTVIAVAHRLSTIAAMDRLVVMDKGRIVEEGTHAQLVKKRGGIYAALWARQSGGFLIPEDIKKPEAAE; encoded by the coding sequence ATGCTCAATCGATTTTTCAATTGGCTCGAACGCAAAGTCGAGTCCTTCCCCACTTCGGCACCCGCCATGCCACAGGCCAACACCTGGGGTTTCATCCGCTTTTATTCGCGGCCGTTTCTACCGCTGATCTTTGTAGGCCTGGCACTCTCGGTGGCCATCGCCATCATTGAAGTGCGCGTCTATGCCTATGTCGGCACGCTGATCGACCTGTTGGGCAAGGCTGACCGCTCCACCTTCTTTGCGGAACATGGCAGCACCATGCTGATCTATGCGGGCCTCGCACTGCTCATTCAGCCCGGCCTGTCGATGATCGCCGATGCGGTGGAAAACCAGGGCCTGCGCGGCAATTTCGCCATGCGCATCCGCTGGCTGGCGCATCGCTACATGCTGCGCCAGTCGATGGAATTCTTCCACAATGAATTCGCCGGGCGCGTCGCCACCAAGGTGATGCAGGCCGCACTTGGCGTGCGCGATGTGGTGATGAAGTTGACGCAGGTGATCTCCTGGGTCGTGGTCTTCGTGATCACTGCGCTTGCCTCCTTCATCGCCAATGACTGGCGCCTCGCCATACCGATGGTCGTCTGGATCGCGGCTTACGGCGTGGTCATGCGCCATTTCGTGCCGCAGATGGGCAAGCTGTCGGAACGCCAGGCCGACATGCGCTCGCTGGTCACCGGCCGCATCGTTGATACCTATACCAATATCCCCACGGTGAAGCTTTTCGCCCATGCCGCGCGCGAGGATGACTATGCCCGCGAAGGCATGGGGTGGATGCTGCAGAGCGTTTATGACTCAATGCGCGTCTCCACCAAGATGAACATGGCGCTCAATGCCCTGAATGGCTCGGTGTTGACGGCAACGGCAGGCATCGCACTGTGGCTGTGGAGCAAGGATGCCATCACCGTTGGCGCCATCGCCTTCTCGGTGGGCCTGGTTTACCGCATGCTCGGCATGGCGCATTGGATGCTGTGGGAAGTGGCAGGGCTATTTGAAGATTTCGGCGTGGTGAAAGACGGGATCGACGTCATCGCCCGCCAGCATATTGTGGTGGACGCAGCCGGCGCCAAGCCGCTCGACGTGCCCAAGGGCAAGATCGCCTTCAGCAATCTCCATTTCAACTATGGCAAACCGGTGGAAAATGACCGCGAGATCATTGCGGGCCTCGATCTTGTCATCAAGCCCGGCGAAAAAGTGGGCCTTGTGGGCCGTTCCGGTGCCGGCAAATCCACCCTCGCCTCCCTGCTCCTGCGCTTCTACGATGTGGGCAGCGGCACGATCACCATTGATGATCAGGACATTTCCAAGGTGAAGCAGGAAAGCCTGCGCGCCGCCATCGGCGTGGTCACCCAGGATACCTCGCTGATGCATCGCTCCGTGCATGACAATATCCGCTATGGCCGGCCTGACTCGACGGAGGCAGAAATCGCCGCCGCCGCGGAACAGGCGCATGCGTCAGAATTCATCGCCACTCTGGTAGACCCGAATGGTCGCCGCGGCATGGACGCCCATGTAGGCGAGCGCGGCGTGAAGCTCTCCGGCGGCCAGCGCCAGCGCGTGGCCATCGCCCGCGTACTGCTGAAGAATGCGCCGATCCTCATTCTCGATGAGGCCACGTCCGCACTCGATTCAGAAGTCGAAGCGGCGATCCAGGAAAACCTCAATACCCTGATGGAAGGCAAGACCGTCATCGCCGTGGCACATCGTCTTTCCACCATCGCCGCCATGGACAGGCTGGTGGTGATGGACAAGGGCCGCATCGTCGAGGAAGGCACGCATGCCCAGCTGGTCAAGAAGCGCGGCGGCATCTATGCCGCCCTCTGGGCCAGGCAATCTGGCGGCTTCCTCATTCCGGAGGACATCAAGAAGCCAGAGGCAGCGGAATAG
- a CDS encoding putative quinol monooxygenase, with product MAEHLFRIAEIEIDPAQIEQYKALLKEEVEASLQLEPGVLFLQAVALKDAPNNIRVFECYADEAAYQHHITTPHFLKYKMATSHMVKLLRLMEANPIAVQAKA from the coding sequence ATGGCTGAACACTTGTTCCGCATTGCTGAAATCGAAATCGATCCCGCACAGATCGAGCAATACAAAGCGCTGCTGAAGGAAGAGGTCGAAGCTTCACTGCAGCTGGAACCCGGTGTTCTATTTCTTCAGGCCGTGGCTTTGAAGGACGCCCCCAATAACATCCGCGTTTTCGAATGTTACGCCGACGAAGCGGCCTACCAGCATCACATCACCACGCCGCATTTCCTGAAATACAAAATGGCGACATCACACATGGTCAAACTATTACGGCTGATGGAAGCTAACCCCATCGCCGTGCAGGCGAAGGCCTAG
- a CDS encoding extensin-like domain-containing protein, giving the protein MRQLFAILLGFGFLVVSPEAQSRSILKSIERNLHKVEQSLCKASPSSKCKTTRKKYVKPKAPVAKPAPAPTPPPPLIAKPVPQPQSAPVAKPVPKPEMKPAVPVVVAPKPVPAPPTKAPVPKPEVKPAPPVVTAPVAPKPVPKPPVPVPVPAPAPPVSQPPASGAADNCLQQLAATGANFSPVPQPSSSAECDVPSPVKVTALKTAAGMVKLPDQPTLNCAYALQLESFVSNKAQPLAQSEMSSPIMAMGTGPGFDCRGRNGDSSAKISEHAKGNAVDIVFFNFADKSGVLVKDALNEEAKGFAFLRDVRAAACKDFTTVLGPGANSAHQEHFHIDLEFRKGGYRICQ; this is encoded by the coding sequence TTGAGGCAGCTTTTCGCAATTCTGTTGGGGTTTGGTTTTCTGGTGGTTTCACCTGAGGCGCAGTCGCGTTCAATTCTCAAGAGCATCGAGCGCAATTTGCACAAGGTGGAACAGAGCCTGTGCAAGGCCAGCCCTTCATCCAAGTGCAAAACCACGCGCAAGAAGTACGTGAAGCCCAAGGCTCCGGTGGCCAAGCCAGCACCCGCGCCAACACCGCCGCCCCCACTGATTGCGAAGCCTGTGCCTCAGCCTCAGTCTGCACCCGTTGCCAAGCCTGTGCCGAAACCTGAGATGAAGCCCGCTGTGCCGGTTGTGGTTGCGCCCAAGCCAGTGCCTGCACCGCCTACCAAGGCCCCTGTGCCCAAGCCCGAAGTCAAACCTGCGCCACCGGTCGTGACTGCGCCTGTTGCGCCCAAGCCCGTGCCGAAACCGCCGGTGCCGGTGCCAGTACCTGCGCCAGCGCCGCCGGTTTCCCAGCCGCCTGCTTCAGGTGCCGCCGATAATTGCCTGCAGCAGCTGGCAGCGACGGGCGCCAATTTCTCACCCGTGCCGCAGCCGAGCAGTTCGGCGGAATGCGACGTGCCGAGCCCGGTGAAAGTAACGGCGTTGAAAACCGCTGCTGGAATGGTGAAGCTGCCGGATCAACCCACCCTCAATTGCGCCTATGCGTTGCAGCTCGAATCTTTCGTATCGAACAAGGCGCAGCCCTTGGCGCAGAGCGAGATGAGCAGTCCCATCATGGCGATGGGCACGGGGCCTGGCTTTGATTGCCGCGGACGCAATGGCGATTCCTCCGCCAAGATCAGCGAACATGCCAAGGGCAATGCCGTGGATATTGTGTTCTTCAACTTCGCCGACAAGTCAGGCGTGCTGGTCAAGGATGCGCTGAATGAAGAAGCCAAGGGCTTTGCCTTCCTGCGTGACGTGCGCGCCGCAGCCTGCAAGGATTTCACCACTGTGCTGGGGCCGGGTGCCAATTCCGCACATCAAGAGCATTTCCATATCGACCTGGAATTCCGCAAGGGCGGCTACCGGATCTGCCAGTAG
- a CDS encoding GFA family protein, giving the protein MITGSCHCGAVHWELDGDIGAVTACNCTACRRYGALWAYDYLNDRIRVFGETRSYVRKNADGDLGFHFCLHCGGMAYWLAIMSPNETRQRIAVNVRLADDPEAVAAQPIDHFDGLVTFKDRAPDGRCVRDMWY; this is encoded by the coding sequence ATGATCACAGGGTCTTGCCATTGTGGCGCGGTGCATTGGGAATTGGACGGAGATATTGGCGCGGTGACGGCGTGCAATTGCACGGCCTGCCGGCGCTATGGCGCGCTGTGGGCTTATGATTATCTGAATGACCGCATTCGTGTCTTCGGCGAGACGCGTAGCTATGTGCGCAAGAATGCCGATGGTGATCTCGGTTTTCACTTCTGCCTGCATTGTGGCGGCATGGCCTATTGGCTGGCGATCATGTCCCCGAACGAAACGCGTCAGCGCATCGCGGTGAATGTGAGGCTGGCGGACGATCCGGAAGCGGTGGCGGCCCAGCCGATTGATCATTTCGACGGGCTGGTGACGTTCAAGGACCGCGCGCCGGATGGACGCTGCGTGCGGGATATGTGGTACTAG
- a CDS encoding helix-turn-helix transcriptional regulator: MSNAFGTFLKDRRTRIDPIALGMDMARRRTPGLRREEVASRASVSPTWYTWLEQGRGGAPSPTVLDRIARALLLTEAEREHLFLLGLGRPPERQATLTGHVTPRLQRILDAFTLAPAFLRTPTWDVVAWNAVAAKVLHDYGLMPPDKRNIIRMLFTNPAMKKKNPNWARDARFVVATFRADVTRAGATRAMEGFIDELSRESADFAKIWQENDVQVTYGETPKLIQHPELGKLELEYSAFAVEGRPDLIMVVYNPATEADAAKVRKAVHG; encoded by the coding sequence ATGAGCAACGCATTTGGCACTTTCCTGAAAGATCGGCGCACCCGAATTGATCCCATTGCTTTGGGCATGGACATGGCCCGCCGCCGCACGCCCGGCCTTCGCCGTGAGGAAGTGGCCAGCCGCGCCAGCGTCAGCCCCACCTGGTACACCTGGCTGGAGCAAGGCCGCGGCGGCGCCCCCTCGCCCACCGTGCTGGACCGCATTGCCCGCGCCCTTCTGCTCACCGAGGCTGAGCGCGAACATCTCTTCCTGCTGGGCCTCGGCCGCCCGCCGGAGCGCCAAGCCACGCTGACTGGCCATGTCACCCCGCGCCTGCAGCGCATCCTCGATGCCTTCACGTTAGCCCCCGCCTTCCTGCGCACGCCCACATGGGATGTCGTGGCGTGGAACGCCGTGGCCGCCAAGGTGCTGCATGATTATGGCCTGATGCCGCCGGATAAGCGCAACATCATCCGCATGCTGTTCACCAACCCGGCGATGAAAAAGAAAAACCCGAACTGGGCGCGTGATGCGCGCTTCGTCGTGGCCACCTTTCGCGCCGATGTCACCCGTGCCGGCGCCACGCGGGCGATGGAAGGCTTCATCGATGAACTCTCGCGCGAAAGCGCTGACTTCGCCAAGATTTGGCAGGAGAATGATGTGCAGGTCACTTATGGAGAAACGCCAAAGCTGATCCAGCATCCTGAACTCGGCAAGCTGGAGCTGGAATATTCCGCCTTCGCTGTCGAAGGCCGGCCTGATCTCATCATGGTCGTGTACAATCCCGCCACCGAAGCAGATGCCGCCAAGGTGAGAAAGGCCGTCCATGGCTGA